The Corallococcus caeni genome includes a region encoding these proteins:
- a CDS encoding ligase-associated DNA damage response exonuclease, translating into MVSVTPQGLYCQAGNFHIDPWRPVERALVTHAHGDHARSGSKRYLGARAGLGLLQRRLGADAVIDTLEYGETLKVGDTTVSFHPAGHVLGSAQIRVEHRGEVWIISGDYKRTPDPTCTPFEVVRCHTFITEATFGLPIYRWDDTGLVAQDILRWWDANREAGRSAVLFCYALGKAQRLLAELGKLTDRPAYVHGAVNGLVTAYREAGIPMLPTQLVSETEKGTSFAGALVLAPPSAAGSTWMRRFGEAETGFASGWMRVRGNRRRRGYDRGFVLSDHADWPDLLRTVADTQAEKVLVTHGYTDPLSHYLRERGVDASPLATPFEGEAED; encoded by the coding sequence TTGGTTTCCGTGACGCCGCAGGGGCTGTACTGCCAGGCGGGGAACTTCCACATCGACCCCTGGCGTCCGGTGGAGCGGGCGCTCGTGACGCACGCGCACGGCGACCACGCCCGGAGCGGCAGCAAACGCTACCTGGGGGCCCGCGCCGGGCTGGGCCTGCTGCAACGGCGGCTGGGCGCGGACGCGGTCATCGACACGCTGGAGTACGGCGAGACGCTGAAGGTGGGCGACACCACCGTGAGCTTCCACCCCGCGGGCCACGTGCTGGGCAGCGCGCAGATCCGCGTCGAGCACCGGGGCGAGGTGTGGATCATCTCCGGTGACTACAAGCGCACGCCGGACCCCACGTGCACGCCCTTCGAGGTGGTGCGCTGCCACACCTTCATCACCGAGGCGACGTTCGGTCTGCCCATCTACCGCTGGGATGACACGGGCCTCGTGGCCCAGGACATCCTGCGCTGGTGGGACGCGAACCGCGAGGCGGGGCGCTCGGCGGTGCTGTTCTGCTACGCGCTGGGCAAGGCGCAGCGGCTGCTGGCGGAGCTGGGCAAGCTGACGGACCGGCCGGCCTACGTGCACGGCGCGGTGAACGGGCTCGTCACCGCGTACCGCGAGGCGGGCATCCCGATGCTGCCCACGCAGCTGGTGTCGGAGACGGAGAAGGGCACGTCCTTCGCGGGAGCGCTGGTGCTGGCGCCGCCGAGCGCGGCCGGCTCCACGTGGATGCGCCGCTTCGGTGAAGCGGAGACGGGCTTCGCGTCGGGGTGGATGCGCGTGCGCGGCAACCGGCGCCGCCGTGGCTACGACCGGGGCTTCGTGCTGTCGGACCACGCGGACTGGCCGGACCTCTTGCGCACGGTGGCGGACACGCAGGCGGAGAAGGTGCTCGTGACGCACGGCTACACCGACCCTTTGTCGCACTACCTGCGGGAGCGGGGCGTGGATGCCTCGCCGCTCGCCACGCCCTTCGAGGGCGAAGCGGAGGACTGA
- a CDS encoding ATP-dependent DNA ligase: MRALADLYDTLDQTTSTNAKVEAMAQYFRKTPPEDAAWGLFFLTGQKLKRLLTSKLLVGWTQELTGIPDWLFDEVYASVGDLAEVIALLLDGANFPPEHAEELPLSRWLEERLLPLRGLEAAEQRERVVGWWRSMPRRELFLLNKMLTGELRVGVSNTLVVRAIAQVTGLPPPSVAHRLMGTWTPTKAFFEQLVAPDVSDGHVSRPYPYYLASPLEQPAESLGEVSDWLVEWKWDGIRGQLIRRQGDVFLWSRGEELITERFPEITEAARALPEGTVLDGEVMAYEDGTPLPFARLQRRIGRQKLTPKVLAEAPAAFVVYDLLEQDGKDVRELPLRERRARLEALLKDHPRFPISPSVTAPSWEALAELRKESRERNVEGLMIKRLDSVYQTGRKRGDWWKWKIDPYTVDAVLLYAHPGHGRRSSLYTDYTFAVWNGEDLLPVTKAYSGLTDEEIGRLDRWIRAHTREKFGPVRSVDPEQVFELHFEAIAPSPRHKSGIALRFPRIARWRADKTARDADTLDSLKGLLHAAH, from the coding sequence GTGCGAGCACTGGCCGACCTGTACGACACGCTCGACCAGACGACCTCCACCAACGCGAAGGTGGAGGCGATGGCGCAATACTTCCGGAAGACGCCACCGGAGGACGCGGCCTGGGGTCTGTTCTTCCTCACGGGCCAGAAGCTCAAGCGGCTGCTCACGTCGAAGCTGCTGGTGGGCTGGACGCAGGAGCTGACGGGCATCCCGGACTGGCTCTTCGATGAAGTCTACGCGTCGGTGGGAGACCTGGCGGAGGTGATTGCCCTGCTGCTCGACGGCGCGAACTTCCCGCCCGAGCACGCCGAGGAACTCCCTCTCTCCCGATGGCTGGAGGAGCGCCTGTTGCCGCTGCGCGGCCTGGAAGCGGCGGAGCAGCGCGAGCGCGTGGTGGGCTGGTGGAGGTCCATGCCCCGCCGCGAGCTGTTCCTGCTCAACAAGATGCTCACCGGCGAGCTGCGCGTGGGCGTGTCCAACACGTTGGTGGTGCGCGCCATCGCGCAGGTCACGGGGCTGCCGCCGCCCAGCGTGGCGCACCGGCTGATGGGGACGTGGACGCCGACGAAGGCGTTCTTCGAACAGCTCGTCGCGCCGGATGTGTCGGACGGCCACGTGTCGCGCCCGTATCCGTACTACCTCGCGTCACCGCTGGAACAGCCCGCGGAGTCGCTGGGTGAGGTGAGTGACTGGCTGGTCGAGTGGAAGTGGGACGGCATCCGGGGCCAGCTCATCCGCCGACAGGGCGACGTGTTCCTCTGGAGCCGCGGCGAGGAGCTGATCACCGAACGCTTCCCTGAAATCACCGAGGCCGCCCGGGCCCTGCCCGAGGGCACGGTGCTCGACGGCGAGGTGATGGCCTACGAGGACGGGACGCCCCTGCCCTTCGCCCGGCTCCAGCGCCGCATTGGCAGACAGAAGCTCACGCCCAAGGTGCTGGCGGAGGCCCCCGCCGCGTTCGTCGTCTACGACCTGCTGGAGCAGGACGGCAAGGACGTGCGCGAGCTGCCCCTGCGCGAGCGCCGCGCGAGGCTGGAGGCCCTGCTCAAGGACCACCCGCGCTTCCCCATCTCGCCTTCGGTGACGGCGCCGTCGTGGGAGGCATTGGCGGAGCTGCGCAAGGAGTCCCGCGAGCGCAACGTCGAAGGCCTGATGATCAAGCGCCTGGACTCCGTGTACCAGACGGGGCGCAAGCGCGGCGATTGGTGGAAGTGGAAGATCGACCCGTACACGGTGGACGCGGTGTTGCTCTACGCGCACCCGGGCCACGGCCGGCGCTCGTCGCTCTACACGGACTACACCTTCGCGGTGTGGAACGGCGAGGACCTGCTGCCGGTGACGAAGGCCTACTCGGGTCTCACCGATGAGGAGATTGGCCGGCTGGACCGGTGGATCCGCGCCCACACGCGGGAGAAGTTCGGTCCAGTGCGCTCGGTGGATCCAGAGCAGGTGTTCGAGCTGCACTTCGAAGCCATCGCCCCGTCCCCGCGACACAAGTCGGGCATCGCCTTGCGCTTCCCCCGCATCGCCCGCTGGCGCGCGGACAAGACGGCGAGGGACGCGGACACGCTCGACTCGCTGAAGGGGCTGCTCCATGCAGCCCACTAA
- a CDS encoding SH3 domain-containing protein yields the protein MLTPALLLSLTLAQSTPASDAVLEYSAPLAEAGAPAPEDFEFTAFTAGQQVYLGVDEANLRASAAAEAGVVKTLMLGTPVRVLKVGTRARVGEYVNTWYQVAVVDAKAAPGSAPVSGWVFGNTLTPFRFEADLDGDGEMEVATVVMSNEFKARVRVLEPNVKPPRRVSSVDVAVASTNYGSGQGGPVKVTLVPAKQAGVTLLQLDSTPERCGDYVTSYVSYTGSNGKPGVLGKAKLALELGGLMDPPNMSSFEVSFQPAAKRALVVRTNEEEAEEEGEPRKVTEREVYQWKDGVFAQAKPVAKP from the coding sequence ATGCTGACGCCCGCGCTCCTCCTGTCCCTCACCCTGGCGCAGTCCACCCCTGCTTCGGACGCGGTGCTCGAATACAGCGCGCCGCTGGCGGAGGCGGGCGCGCCGGCTCCGGAGGACTTCGAGTTCACCGCGTTCACCGCGGGGCAGCAGGTCTACCTGGGTGTGGATGAGGCGAACCTGCGCGCGAGCGCGGCGGCGGAGGCGGGCGTCGTGAAGACGCTGATGCTGGGAACCCCCGTGCGCGTGCTGAAGGTGGGGACGCGCGCGAGGGTCGGCGAGTACGTCAACACCTGGTACCAGGTGGCCGTCGTGGATGCGAAGGCGGCTCCGGGCTCGGCGCCTGTGTCCGGCTGGGTCTTCGGCAACACGCTCACGCCGTTCCGCTTCGAGGCCGACCTCGACGGGGACGGCGAGATGGAAGTGGCCACGGTGGTGATGAGCAACGAGTTCAAGGCGCGCGTGCGCGTGCTGGAGCCGAACGTGAAGCCGCCCCGCCGCGTGAGCAGCGTGGACGTGGCGGTGGCGTCCACGAACTACGGCAGCGGTCAGGGCGGCCCGGTGAAGGTGACGCTCGTCCCCGCGAAGCAGGCGGGCGTGACGCTGCTGCAGCTGGACTCCACGCCGGAGCGTTGCGGCGACTACGTCACGTCCTACGTGAGCTACACCGGCTCGAATGGGAAGCCGGGCGTGCTGGGCAAGGCGAAGCTGGCGCTGGAACTGGGCGGGCTGATGGACCCGCCGAACATGAGCTCGTTCGAGGTCTCCTTCCAGCCGGCCGCGAAGCGCGCGCTGGTGGTGCGCACGAACGAGGAGGAGGCGGAGGAAGAAGGCGAGCCGCGGAAGGTTACGGAGCGCGAGGTCTATCAGTGGAAGGACGGCGTGTTCGCCCAGGCGAAGCCCGTCGCGAAACCGTAG